In Deinococcus fonticola, the following proteins share a genomic window:
- a CDS encoding GTP-binding protein — MAKGTFERNKPHVNVGTIGHVDHGKTTLTAAITFTAAAMDPT, encoded by the coding sequence ATGGCAAAAGGAACGTTTGAGCGGAACAAGCCCCACGTGAACGTCGGCACGATCGGTCACGTCGACCACGGCAAGACCACCCTCACCGCCGCAATCACCTTCACGGCCGCCGCGATGGATCCCACC